The proteins below are encoded in one region of Triticum aestivum cultivar Chinese Spring chromosome 1B, IWGSC CS RefSeq v2.1, whole genome shotgun sequence:
- the LOC123113234 gene encoding DNA-directed RNA polymerase V subunit 7, with translation MVFLQEEMSWNVLISPDQLSPKGLLLRKSIIVRLLEDVTNRKASKEHGYYIAVNELKTISEGKVRELTGDVLFPVTFTCITQRPMKGEILVGSVEKILKHGVFLKSGPIESIFLSEKSMSDYKYMGGENPMFMNDHSKLERDTAVRFKVMGFRWMEADRQFQLLASLAGDFLGPL, from the coding sequence ATGGTTTTCCTTCAGGAGGAGATGTCTTGGAACGTGCTGATCTCACCAGACCAGCTGAGCCCCAAGGGCCTGCTGCTCCGCAAGTCCATCATCGTGCGTCTTCTGGAGGACGTCACCAACAGGAAGGCCTCCAAGGAGCATGGCTACTACATTGCTGTAAACGAGCTGAAGACGATCTCTGAAGGGAAGGTTCGTGAGCTGACCGGAGACGTTCTTTTCCCGGTCACATTCACCTGCATCACCCAGAGGCCTATGAAGGGGGAGATCTTGGTCGGCTCCGTGGAGAAGATCCTGAAGCACGGCGTCTTCCTCAAATCTGGGCCGATCGAAAGCATCTTCCTATCAGAGAAGTCGATGAGCGACTACAAGTACATGGGCGGCGAGAACCCCATGTTCATGAACGACCACTCGAAGCTGGAGAGGGACACCGCCGTGCGCTTCAAGGTCATGGGGTTCCGCTGGATGGAGGCTGACCGCCAGTTCCAGCTCCTTGCGTCGCTGGCTGGTGATTTCCTCGGGCCGCTGTGA